In Helicobacter pylori, a single genomic region encodes these proteins:
- a CDS encoding ribose-phosphate pyrophosphokinase, producing MKARGFKTKMRGFKIFSGSAHPAFGKEVSKHLGFPLSKAVIGKFSDGEINIQISESVRGKDIFIIQPTCVPVNDNLMELLVMVDALRRSSANSITAVLPYFGYARQDRKAAPRVPITAKMVANLMQEVGIERIITMDLHAGQIQGFFDVPVDNLYGSIVFRDYIRSKVLKNPVIASPDVGGVTRARYFANQMGLDLIIVDKRREKANESEVMNIIGSAKECDVILVDDMIDTAGTICKAALALKEQGATSVMALGTHAVLSGNAIKRIKESALDEVVVTNSIPLVQKCDKITTLSVAPLFAEVIRRIYHNESVQSLFT from the coding sequence ATGAAGGCGCGTGGGTTTAAGACAAAGATGCGTGGGTTTAAAATTTTTTCAGGGAGCGCTCACCCTGCATTTGGCAAAGAAGTGTCAAAGCATTTAGGCTTTCCCTTATCCAAAGCGGTGATCGGGAAATTCAGCGATGGCGAAATCAATATCCAAATCAGCGAATCGGTGCGCGGTAAAGATATTTTTATCATCCAACCCACTTGCGTGCCGGTCAATGACAATTTAATGGAATTGTTAGTCATGGTAGATGCTTTAAGGCGCAGTTCGGCCAATTCTATCACAGCGGTGTTGCCGTATTTTGGCTATGCCAGACAGGACAGAAAAGCGGCTCCAAGAGTGCCTATCACGGCTAAAATGGTCGCTAATTTGATGCAAGAAGTGGGGATTGAAAGGATCATCACGATGGATTTGCATGCCGGGCAAATCCAAGGCTTTTTTGATGTGCCGGTGGATAATTTATACGGATCTATCGTTTTTAGAGACTATATCCGCTCTAAAGTGCTCAAAAACCCTGTGATCGCTAGCCCTGATGTGGGTGGGGTTACAAGGGCTAGGTATTTTGCCAATCAAATGGGCTTAGATTTAATCATCGTGGATAAGCGCCGTGAAAAAGCTAATGAAAGCGAAGTGATGAATATTATCGGCTCAGCCAAGGAGTGCGATGTGATTTTAGTGGATGACATGATTGATACCGCAGGCACGATCTGTAAAGCCGCTTTGGCTTTAAAAGAACAAGGGGCAACTTCTGTCATGGCGTTAGGCACGCATGCGGTTTTGAGCGGGAATGCGATCAAGCGCATTAAAGAAAGCGCGTTAGATGAAGTGGTGGTAACTAACTCTATCCCTTTAGTTCAAAAATGCGATAAAATCACCACTTTAAGCGTAGCGCCCTTATTTGCGGAAGTGATCAGAAGGATTTATCATAACGAAAGCGTCCAATCGCTTTTCACTTAA
- a CDS encoding HIT domain-containing protein has product MQHLYAPWRENYLKEKIKNCVFCEISQNPTKDSENRVLYRNSDLFVVMNAYPYNPGHLLIIPHAHQASVELLDLNIWLNMNKLAPKVLKALYAYGAQGINVGLNLHRNAGAGIPEHLHMHLVPRFLGDSNFMSVIAQTRVCGMDLNETYLTLKNLLEKELG; this is encoded by the coding sequence ATGCAACATTTATACGCTCCTTGGCGCGAAAATTATTTGAAAGAAAAAATTAAGAATTGTGTCTTTTGTGAAATTTCTCAAAACCCTACAAAAGATTCAGAAAACAGAGTGCTTTATAGAAATAGCGATCTCTTTGTGGTGATGAACGCCTACCCTTATAACCCAGGGCATTTGTTGATCATCCCTCATGCGCATCAAGCGAGCGTGGAACTTTTAGATCTTAACATTTGGCTAAACATGAATAAATTAGCGCCTAAAGTGTTAAAAGCGTTGTATGCTTATGGCGCTCAAGGGATCAATGTAGGTTTGAACTTGCACAGAAACGCCGGAGCAGGGATCCCTGAGCATTTGCACATGCATTTAGTGCCTAGATTCTTAGGCGATAGCAATTTTATGAGCGTTATCGCTCAAACCAGGGTGTGCGGGATGGATTTAAATGAAACCTATCTTACCTTAAAAAACTTATTAGAAAAGGAGCTTGGTTGA
- a CDS encoding UDP-N-acetylmuramoyl-tripeptide--D-alanyl-D-alanine ligase: protein MQSLSWLNLAFRWLFITGLGYYIMTLLQWYHYSVFRILTKHHKMRWHGIYFLLPLGVFILSYAFKMPFVFDFFCGVIQMPMLIIWAKRNDKPLVFTPRVKRFFIFLLLFLILHEILNTELVPLNGISLALGYWCLFIFVLSASLIFEKVLSKRYLQTAKDKITSLKHLKVIAITGSFGKTSTKNFLLQILQTTFNAHASPKSVNTLLGIANDINQNLDDKSEVYIAEAGARNKGDIKEITRLIEPHLAVVAEVGEQHLEYFKTLENICETKAELLDSKRLEKAFCYSVEKIKPYAPKDSPLTDISSLVRNVQSTLKGTSFEMLLDSVWESFETKVLGEFNAYNIASAILVAKHLGLETERIKRLVLELNPIAHRLQLLEVNQKIIIDDSFNGNLKGMLEGIRLASLHQGRKVIVTPGLVESNTESNETLAQKIDGVFDVAIITGELNSKTIASQLKTPQKILLKDKAQLENILQATTIQGDLILFANDAPNYI, encoded by the coding sequence ATGCAAAGTCTTAGTTGGCTGAATTTAGCGTTTCGTTGGCTCTTTATAACAGGGCTTGGCTATTATATAATGACTTTATTGCAATGGTATCATTACAGCGTGTTCAGGATTTTAACCAAGCACCACAAAATGCGTTGGCATGGGATTTATTTTTTATTGCCTTTAGGGGTGTTTATCCTATCGTATGCTTTCAAAATGCCGTTTGTTTTTGATTTCTTTTGCGGCGTTATTCAAATGCCCATGCTCATTATCTGGGCCAAACGCAACGACAAGCCTTTAGTTTTCACGCCAAGAGTGAAGCGCTTTTTTATCTTCTTATTACTCTTTTTAATCTTGCATGAAATCTTAAACACAGAATTAGTCCCTTTGAATGGGATTTCGCTCGCGCTTGGCTATTGGTGTTTATTTATATTCGTTTTAAGCGCTTCTTTAATCTTTGAAAAAGTCCTATCCAAGCGGTATTTGCAAACCGCTAAAGATAAAATCACCTCTTTAAAACATTTAAAAGTCATCGCCATTACCGGAAGCTTTGGGAAAACCAGCACCAAAAATTTCTTGCTTCAAATCTTACAAACCACATTCAACGCGCATGCAAGCCCCAAAAGCGTCAACACCCTTTTAGGCATTGCGAACGATATTAATCAGAATTTAGACGATAAGAGCGAAGTCTATATCGCTGAAGCCGGGGCAAGGAATAAGGGCGATATTAAAGAAATCACCCGCCTTATTGAACCACACCTTGCCGTGGTTGCAGAAGTGGGCGAACAGCATTTAGAATATTTTAAAACTTTAGAAAATATTTGCGAGACTAAAGCGGAATTACTGGATTCCAAACGCTTAGAAAAAGCCTTTTGTTATTCTGTAGAAAAAATCAAACCCTATGCCCCTAAAGATAGCCCTTTAACAGACATTTCTAGCCTAGTTAGAAATGTCCAATCCACTTTAAAAGGCACTTCTTTTGAAATGCTTTTAGATAGCGTTTGGGAAAGCTTTGAGACGAAGGTTTTAGGGGAGTTTAACGCTTATAATATCGCTTCAGCGATTTTAGTCGCTAAGCATTTAGGATTAGAAACCGAAAGGATCAAACGGCTTGTTTTAGAACTCAACCCTATTGCACATCGTTTGCAACTTTTGGAAGTGAATCAAAAAATCATCATAGACGATAGCTTTAATGGGAATTTAAAGGGCATGTTAGAGGGCATTCGTTTAGCGAGCTTGCATCAAGGGCGTAAAGTCATTGTAACACCGGGTTTAGTGGAAAGCAATACAGAAAGTAATGAAACTTTAGCGCAAAAAATAGACGGGGTTTTTGATGTCGCTATCATCACAGGGGAGTTGAATTCCAAAACGATTGCTTCACAATTGAAAACCCCTCAAAAAATCTTACTCAAGGATAAGGCGCAATTAGAAAATATCTTACAAGCCACCACGATTCAAGGCGATTTGATTTTATTCGCTAATGACGCCCCTAATTACATTTAG
- a CDS encoding alpha/beta hydrolase produces the protein MAKRSIAYLDSVFDISYTFIDHHSPLNALFLHGWGSSKEVMQQAFQSCFLNYNHLYVDLPGFNQSPNDEKVLETKDYANIINLFLKSVGKKAHVVFGHSFGGKVAILCENERMVLLSSAGILEPKPLKVRCKILLAKIFKKLGLNLGFLRSKDAMGLNQVMYETFKKVISEDFSDHFKRCEKEVLLFWGKDDKATPLSSAQKMQTLLKKSTLFVLEGDHFFFLNQAKEIEKLVENHYHAKS, from the coding sequence ATGGCCAAACGCAGTATCGCTTATTTGGATAGCGTTTTTGACATTTCCTACACTTTTATAGACCACCATAGCCCTTTAAACGCCTTGTTTTTGCATGGCTGGGGGAGTTCTAAAGAAGTGATGCAACAAGCGTTTCAAAGCTGTTTTTTAAATTATAATCATTTGTATGTGGATTTGCCCGGCTTCAATCAAAGCCCTAACGATGAAAAAGTTTTAGAGACTAAAGATTATGCTAATATCATCAATTTATTCTTAAAAAGCGTGGGTAAAAAAGCGCATGTCGTTTTTGGGCATAGCTTTGGAGGGAAAGTAGCGATTTTGTGTGAAAACGAACGGATGGTTTTATTGAGCAGTGCCGGGATCTTAGAGCCAAAACCCTTAAAAGTGCGTTGTAAAATCCTTTTAGCTAAAATCTTTAAAAAATTAGGCTTGAATTTAGGGTTTTTGAGGAGTAAGGACGCTATGGGGCTTAATCAAGTCATGTATGAAACCTTTAAAAAAGTGATTAGCGAGGACTTTAGCGATCATTTCAAACGATGCGAGAAAGAAGTTTTATTATTTTGGGGTAAAGATGATAAAGCAACCCCCTTAAGCTCCGCTCAAAAAATGCAAACCCTATTGAAAAAGAGCACGTTATTCGTTTTAGAAGGGGATCATTTCTTTTTTTTAAACCAAGCAAAAGAGATTGAAAAACTAGTGGAGAATCATTATCATGCAAAGTCTTAG